In one Dermatophagoides farinae isolate YC_2012a chromosome 4, ASM2471394v1, whole genome shotgun sequence genomic region, the following are encoded:
- the LOC124500424 gene encoding uncharacterized protein LOC124500424, whose amino-acid sequence MNTMDKNNDCYFYFYSTCTKEKNCPFRHCDLALGSEVVCELWRVGRCNDRNCPFRHMEPNIKRSTTQCWFETQPNGCRKPHCVFMHTKPRPSITDLQSNIAEWILPTGHNINQQQLTTNTKQNSQQIKPNIVNNNDGNHQDLSNNSNVQNNNSKESHITITKPQLQSTEQLSISIDKDEESDDNNEIDTVPDDDGHKQPEQPAIKTLEQIKMEKILHSSPNEHLMDATNNHSLTKSSVINKIDMKFDNLTAKHSPSSSIAAPLRAEIKRSMPIKQQENIQPPSQSKHLHEERPVNVVVKTLEQIRKEREESEQIAATAVSKENQIPNSYKRTLMDNNNDTDDQSSSSLIPSKPIKIRRNRLTTSTLIMMTNNQNSNSSIEDNNELESQQNYSRQQQQINSSTTTEKSSLNQDDIITHGQQSTKLSNNDYNDDDLDLEFLHGGDHVEPAVAINSFSAEFTNIDDDDELMREINQVINS is encoded by the exons atgaatacaatggataaaaataatgattgctatttttatttctattctACCTGTACAAAg gaaaaaaattgtccattCCGACATTGTGATCTTGCACTTGGTTCAGAAGTTGTATGTGAATTATGGCGTGTTGGCCGTTGTAATGATCGTAATTGTCCTTTTCGTCATATGGAACCAAATATAAAACGTTCAACAACACAATGTTGGTTTGAAACACAACCAAATGGTTGCCGTAAACCACATTGTGTATTTATGCATACAAAACCACGGCCATCAATAACCGATCTGCAGAGTAATATAGCTGAATGGATATTACCAACTGGCCATAAtattaatcaacaacaattgaccACCAATACTAAACAAAATTCTCAACAAATAAAACCGAACAtcgtcaataataatgatggtaatcaTCAAGATTTATCGAATAATTCGAATgtccaaaacaacaacagtaaagAATCACATATCACCATAACTAAACCACAATTACAATCAACTGAACAATTAAGcatttcaattgataaagatgaagaatcggatgataataatgaaatcgATACTGtaccagatgatgatggccataaaCAACCAGAACAACCAGCCATCAAAACATTGGAACagataaaaatggaaaaaattcttcattcatcaCCAAATGAACATTTAATGGATGCAACCAATAATCATAGTTTGACGAAATCTTCAGTTATTAATAAGATTGATatgaaatttgataatcTCACCGCCAAACattctccatcatcatcaatagctGCACCATTAAGAGCTGAAATAAAACGATCTATGCCgataaaacaacaagaaaatattcaacCACCATCACAATCGAAACATTTACATGAAGAACGACCAGtaaatgttgttgtaaaaaCATTGGAACAAATTCGTAAAGAACGTGAAGAATCTGAACAGATAGCAGCGACAGCCgtttcaaaagaaaatcaaataccGAATTCTTATAAACGAACAttgatggataataataatgatactgatgatcaatcatcatcatcattgattccaTCGAAACCGATAAAAATACGAAGAAATCGTTTGACAACATCTacgttgataatgatgacgaataatcaaaattcaaattcaagtatcgaagataataatgaattagaatcacaacaaaattatagtcgacaacaacaacagataaattcatcaacaacgacggaaaaatcatcattaaatcaaGACGATATAATAACACATGGACAACAATcgacaaaattatcaaacaatgactacaacgatgatgatctcgATCTAGAATTTCTACATGGCGGTGATCATGTAGAACCAGCGGTGGCAATAAATTCCTTCTCAGCAGAATTtacaaacattgatgatgatgatgaattaatgcGTGAAATTAATCAGGTTATCAATagctaa
- the LOC124500295 gene encoding tetraspanin-18 yields MYSPAPPQSTTSSPLSPPENQSSTPKIDIAATTSVPPPPTNTNPNAERVYVWDCCRSFCVSNNRLMNRIITWAIIFFNVLLFMMSATILGIGIWLIADPKSYEPSRFLDTYNVIWAAYIMIIISSFTLALSIFGILAVQWENIYMIILYLIFLLICFGMQVAIVTLAIMRGYGTRLYIFAYKELLRELQQYNYQAESRAFIDFFQIKLRCCGVESFNDYPRYGMAIPISCYMAGKTYLNEQGCALALRRHYELRTAVVGFLCFFNGWIHLIIAILIFFLLFCRKY; encoded by the exons ATGTATTCACCAGCACCaccacaatcaacaacatcatcaccattatcacctccggaaaatcaatcatctaCACCAAAAATTGATATTGCTGCCACAACTTCGGTACCACCACCGCCAACCAATACCAATCCGAATGCTGAACGTGTTTATGTTTGGGATTGTTGTCGTTCATTTTGTGTTTCAAATAATAGACTAATGAATCGTATTATTACATGGGCCATTATATTCTTCAATGTTTTGCTTTTT ATGATGAGCGCAACCATATTAGGTATAGGAATATGGTTGATTGCCGATCCAAAATCGTATGAACCAAGTCGATTTCTTGATACTTATAATGTTATTTGGGCTGcatatataatgatcattattagtaGCTTTACATTAGcattatcgatttttggTATCCTCGCTGTTCAATGGGAAAACATCTACATGATCATATTg TATCTAATATTCTTGCTGATTTGTTTTGGAATGCAAGTGGCTATCGTTACATTGGCCATTATGCGTGGATATGGAACACGTTTATACATTTTTGCTTATAAAGAATTGCTACGTGAACTACAACAATATAATTATCAAGCTGAATCCCGGgcatttatcgatttttttcagataaaATTACGCTGTTGTGGTgttgaatcattcaatgattatccCCGATATGGTATGGCAATACCAATATCATGTTATATGGCCGGAAAAACATATCTTAATGAACAAGGCTGTGCACTGGCATTACGACGACATTATGAATTACGTACAGCTGTTGTTGGATTTCTTTGTTTCTTCAACGGTTGGATACATTTAATTATTGcaatattgatatttttccTGTTGTTTTGTCGGAAATATtga
- the BORCS6 gene encoding BLOC-1 related complex subunit 6 isoform X2 gives MDLEPDDSSKTPLSSPPSTEASMCPDYISSYTQISQFNHDNDDETVGDHTDIGSESDNEFVNDDDDDEQKSFPDLKPKDSKKKDPIALPELSSQIIEWSKKTFESYQDSNEEERPNRSETRPPQLSSEPPSGDGLVDDRNEKEKLKFFQMKFIMDIETQAMMIAENLNQIMTYLNSYSTNVTTSSTDVMEIYRDNVFDTCDHIDADIKLMYKIISKCEELNKSLQFLDELRNRIKDIKQTLDTFERIIM, from the exons ATGGATCTCGAACCTGACGATTCATCGAAAACACCGCTTAGTTCACCACCAAGTACAg AAGCATCAATGTGTCCGGATTATATTTCATCGTATACACAGATATCACAAtttaatcatgataatgatgatgaaaccgTTGGTGATCATACGGATATTGGATCTGAATCGGATAATGAatttgtcaatgatgatgatgatgatgaacagaaaTCATTTCCAGATTTGAAACCAAAagattcaaagaaaaaagatccAATTGCATTGCccgaattatcatcacagaTAATTGAATGgtcgaaaaaaacatttgaatcataTCAGGATTCGAATGAAGAAGAACGGCCCAATCGTTCTGAAACACGACCACCACAACTATCATCTGAACCACCTAGCGGCGATGGTCTAGTAGAtgatcgaaatgaaaaagaaaaattgaaattttttcaaatgaaattcatcatgGATATCGAAACAcaagcaatgatgattgctgaaaatttaaatcaaataatgaccTATTTAAATTCCTATTCAACTAATGTAACGACATCATCGACAGATGTGATGGAAATCTATCGTGATAATGTATTCGATACCTGTGATCATATTGATGCCGATATAAAG TTAATGTATAAAATTATATCAAAATGtgaagaattgaataaatcattacaatttttgGATGAACTTCGAAATCGTATCAAAGATATTAAACAAACATTGGACACATTCGAACGAATCATTATGTAA
- the BORCS6 gene encoding BLOC-1 related complex subunit 6 isoform X1: MDLEPDDSSKTPLSSPPSTEEASMCPDYISSYTQISQFNHDNDDETVGDHTDIGSESDNEFVNDDDDDEQKSFPDLKPKDSKKKDPIALPELSSQIIEWSKKTFESYQDSNEEERPNRSETRPPQLSSEPPSGDGLVDDRNEKEKLKFFQMKFIMDIETQAMMIAENLNQIMTYLNSYSTNVTTSSTDVMEIYRDNVFDTCDHIDADIKLMYKIISKCEELNKSLQFLDELRNRIKDIKQTLDTFERIIM; this comes from the exons ATGGATCTCGAACCTGACGATTCATCGAAAACACCGCTTAGTTCACCACCAAGTACAg AAGAAGCATCAATGTGTCCGGATTATATTTCATCGTATACACAGATATCACAAtttaatcatgataatgatgatgaaaccgTTGGTGATCATACGGATATTGGATCTGAATCGGATAATGAatttgtcaatgatgatgatgatgatgaacagaaaTCATTTCCAGATTTGAAACCAAAagattcaaagaaaaaagatccAATTGCATTGCccgaattatcatcacagaTAATTGAATGgtcgaaaaaaacatttgaatcataTCAGGATTCGAATGAAGAAGAACGGCCCAATCGTTCTGAAACACGACCACCACAACTATCATCTGAACCACCTAGCGGCGATGGTCTAGTAGAtgatcgaaatgaaaaagaaaaattgaaattttttcaaatgaaattcatcatgGATATCGAAACAcaagcaatgatgattgctgaaaatttaaatcaaataatgaccTATTTAAATTCCTATTCAACTAATGTAACGACATCATCGACAGATGTGATGGAAATCTATCGTGATAATGTATTCGATACCTGTGATCATATTGATGCCGATATAAAG TTAATGTATAAAATTATATCAAAATGtgaagaattgaataaatcattacaatttttgGATGAACTTCGAAATCGTATCAAAGATATTAAACAAACATTGGACACATTCGAACGAATCATTATGTAA
- the Ppox gene encoding protoporphyrinogen oxidase, whose amino-acid sequence MPKSIAILGGGISGLSAAYYLLEKSIQNSVRIGKIYLFEQQSRVGGWLRSKPIHQNADDDEHFELGPRTISLNSYAGINCLSLVNSIGLAEQIKSVSKQSKSFKRRYVVIGGQLRLLPNSLSDLFIQRPPFKPFVYYLWNDIRQPPVQIYDPNTDDISVDDFFRQRFGEDIARYLINPLCMGITGGDSRTLSMRSIFTSMFQKEQKYGSVVKSMLKNKDDIFQELRDDSLVQQSINEKWAVFSFQNGIESLPKRLSSLLMEKFPSQIELMLDTKVNGIEFPRSDKCLINIVHKQRGVDKIQVDHCFSSIPAIHLAPLLQSSSNLSELKSTLLSIKTIHMAVVCMQFDAEIIPSDMGFGFLVPATENSQILGVTFDSCIFPESRTKLTVMLGGYMFEKLFGHPDQMVDHDQIIDISLQALKTYMKINELPCNVHVAIHKDCIPQYTVGHQNRLKKIEKEIQNLPLSLLGASYYGFSVPDTILQARRESELWHRQQRI is encoded by the exons atgccaaaatCAATTGCAATATTAGGTGGTGGTATTAGTGGATTATCAGCCGCTTATTATCTATTGGAGAAATCCATTCAAAATAGCGTGcgtattggaaaaatttatctATTCGAACAACAATCACGTGTTGGTGGTTGGCTACGATCGAAACCGATCCATCAAAacgctgatgatgatgaacattttgaACTTGGTCCACGAACAATCAGTTTGAATTCATATGCTGGAATCAATTGTCTTTCATTG GTTAATTCCATTGGACTGGCTGAACAAATTAAATCAGTATCGAAACAATCGAAAAGTTTTAAACGACGTTATGTTGTTATTGGTGGTCAACTTCGTCTTCTGCCCAATAGTTTGagtgatttatttattcaaagaCCACCATTTAAACCATTTGTGTACTATTTATGGAATGATATTCGACAACCACCTGTTCAGATTTATGATCCAAACACTGATGATATTTcggttgatgattttttccgTCAAAGATTTGGTGAAGATATTGCCCGTTATTTGATAAATCCATTATGTATGGGTATAACCGGTGGTGATAGCCGAACATTATCAATGCGATCAATATTTACATCAATGTTCCagaaagaacaaaaatatgGATCTGTAGTGAAATCAATgttaaaaaacaaagatgatATTTTCCAAGAATTACGTGACGATTCTCTTGTCcaacaatcaattaatgaaaaatgggccgttttttcatttcaaaatggaATTGAATCATTACCAAAACGATTAAGTTCGttgttgatggaaaaatttccatcacaaattgaattaatgcTCGACACCAAAGTCAATGGAATCGAATTTCCCAGATCGGATAAATGCCTGATAAATATCGTTCATAAACAACGTGGTGTAGATAAAATTCAAGTTGATCATTGTTTCTCATCAATACCCGCCATTCATTTAGCTCCGTTactacaatcatcatcaaacttaTCGGAACTTAAATCAACACTTTTGTCAATCAAAACTATACATATGGCTGTTGTTTGTATGCAATTCGATGCGGAAATTATTCCATCAGATATGGGATTCGGATTTCTTGTACCGGCAACGGAAAATTCTCAAATTCTCGGTGTTACATTTGATTCGTGTATATTTCCAGAATCGCGAACCAAATTAACCGTTATGTTAGGTGGATatatgtttgaaaaattatttggtCATCCTGATCAAATGGTAGATCATGATCAAATTATCGATATATCACTTCAAGCACTGAAAACCtatatgaaaatcaatgaacTACCATGCAATGTACATGTTGCCATTCACAAGGATTGTATTCCTCAATATACTGTCGGCcatcaaaatcgattaaaaaaaattgaaaaagaaattcaaaatcttccattatcattgttgggTGCATCATATTATGGTTTCAGTGTACCGGATACAATACTGCAAGCACGACGAGAATCAGAATTGTGGCATCGACAACAACGGAtttaa
- the LOC124500352 gene encoding brother of CDO codes for MSYHHHHMDNNVIILMFVYIFISTLSTVKSTTTTTTTTSLQNNKFFLLNDDGGGGGKRHPHHHDDQRLQFIVEPETIWAASADGRRITFKCQVSPSDAHIRWLLNGTILTENDSDDNFDWIKISENKLSIKLQKSNNNDLPSSSSSIDSQQQQRQRSQMMMMMTNLQGAVFQCLAEWNNQVIVSQPAKLIIAELMPFDQDQESIINMTAIAGNNVIIPCNLPHSIPLAVAEFEFNHNVTITANNISHDRYRILPSGQLLIQNVRPFDSGVYRCIAHNPFLQEKMYANHFVQLKVMKPKHSPNELKPLRFMLQPKTQMTVILGSNITFECVAHGYPIPKIMWTKIDGNGELPKQRTFITNGVMVITTVQKQDEGIYSCSASNSKSSLEANTELKVYEMPEIIQDEYETIEMESGQNYDLHCDARGEPRPLISWLHNGYFIDSQITNDVFFEQDGSLLKIIGASPQLHQGIYQCFATNELGTTYAIKVIQFKSLNNYHHHHHNQQVSSTHHHHRFVDSHLNENNPSIMDPSITDGYEQPDFLDNTNYRPNDNDDDDNGQGGQGEESKNHDHQNQPHPHHHNHHHHHSKKKHGKFGKDLKLIPPSRPEISKLNDDSVMVRWHVPKSTGLPIQFFKVQYKELGHGDWNTVDIDIPAHIFSYPVCCLNPNSTYRFRIAAVYSNDDNKNGKSSNKFVFQKDPQMKRPTMPPTILNATSISPEEIVVQWEHLNIDQQPVDGFFINYRATDSAGQYLMVTSVGATSRSQNIPHLKPNTAYEIKMQCFNDAGTSDFSNIYTVKTIASSSLTKDSKDEISNERPRLLPPSTNGIDDDNKTNDDDYGDFVFGIKMMKPKWLTRDQYWLAIVIIIITMALFIISCSIICCLRQKTSKNSGATNTACNTTTTMDGTKLKLENNSNHNHHPHHNYFTAINGLLQEQNRRLSATKPSSVSVIANGHNHHNSTASGLLMLKSVGNGSQHNINNNNKNHHHHQSTDDDETTTDSACSIMNRRNSFRNSTALSYSSNHLLYNNSNDQKRVDNKNHHQTEQQQQNNHQTATIDRKRPLKNSIPGSYLLEPSIPPSSSPSTLSSSNNNHNNDNGGVITRNQHHHHHSSFTRLNGTLERKRRSRHDLTTAILMNGNGNGVGQFYNSRTNISSNGGGSTIDMYNSSHHHRQQQQQQQQQQYSNGNNSSYFHSNGGGNNFVIMQSSC; via the exons AtgtcttatcatcatcatcatatggataataatgtcatcatcttgatgtttgtttacatttttatATCAACATTGTCAACTGtaaaatcaacaacgacgacgacaacgacgacaagtttgcaaaataataaattctttcTATTAAATGACgatggtggcggtggtggtaaaAGACATCcgcatcatcatgatgatcaaagaTTACAATTTATTGTTGAACCAGAAACAATATGGGCTGCTTCAGCTGATGGTCGACGAATTACATTCAAATGTCAAGTATCACCATCCGATGCACATATTAGATGGTTATTAAATGGAACAATACTAACAGAAaatgatagtgatgataattttgattggattaaaattagtgaaaataaactatcaatcaaattacaaaaatccaataataatgatttaccatcatcatcatcatcgattgattcacaacaacagcaaaggCAACGatcacaaatgatgatgatgatgaccaatctTCAAGGTGCTGTATTCCAATGTCTTGCTGAATGGAATAACCAGGTTATTGTTAGCCAACCAGCTAAATTAATTATTGCTGAATTAATGCCATTTGACCAGGATCAAGAATCGATAATCAATATGACAGCTATTGCTGGTAATAATGTCATTATACCATGTAATCTACCGCATTCAATACCGTTAGCTGTAGcggaatttgaatttaatcatAATGTAACGATAACTGCAAATAATATCAGCCATG ATCGATATAGAATATTACCATCCGGACAGCTATTAATACAAAATGTTCGTCCATTCGATTCTGGTGTATATCGTTGTATTGCACATAATCCAtttttacaagaaaaaatgtatgcaaatcattttgttcaattgaaagtgatgaaaccaaaacattcaccaaatgaattgaaaccTTTACGGTTTATGTTACAACCAAAAACACAAATGACCGTTATACTTGGATCGAATATAACATTTGAATGTGTTGCACATGGTTATCCAATACCGAAAATTATGTGGACCAAAATTGATGGCAATGGTGAACTGCCCAAACAACGAACATTCATCACCAATGGTGTGATGGTCATTACAACCGTACAAAAACAAGACGAAGGTATTTATTCATGTAGTGCTTCGAAttctaaatcatcattggaagCAAATACTGAATTAAAAGTATATGAAATGCCTGAAATCATCCAAgatgaatatgaaacaattgaaatggaaTCCGGTCAAAATTATGACCTCCATTGTGATGCACGTGGTGAACCAAGACCATTAATCAGTTGGTTACATAATggttattttattgattcacAAATAACGAATGATGTTTTCTTTGAACAAGATGGTTCactattgaaaataattggtGCCAGCCCACAATTACATCAAGGGATTTATCAATGTTTTGCTACAAATGAATTGGGTACTACTTATGCCATTAAagtgattcaattcaaatcattgaataattatcatcatcatcatcataatcaacaagtTTCAAgtacccatcatcatcatcgatttgttGATAGCCatctgaatgaaaataatccaTCCATTATGGATCCATCCATTACGGATGGTTATGAACAACCGGATTTTCTTGATAATACAAATTATCgaccaaatgataatgatgatgatgataatggtcaaGGAGGTCAGGgtgaagaatcaaaaaatcatgatcatcaaaatcaaccacatccacatcatcacaatcatcatcatcatcattcgaagaaaaaacatggaAAATTTGGTAaagatttgaaattaatacCACCATCAAGACCGGaaatatcaaaattaaatgatgattctgttaTGGTTAGATGGCATGTACCGAAATCAACTGGATTACCgatacaattttttaaaGTTCAATACAAAGAATTGGGACATGGTGATTGGAACACAGTGGACATTGATATACCGGCacatattttttcatatccagtttgttgtttgaatccAAATTCAACATATCGATTTCGTATAGCAGCCgtatattcaaatgatgataataaaaatggtaaaaGTTCCAATAAATTTGTATTTCAAAAAGATCCCCAAATGAAACGTCCGACGATGCCACCAACAATATTGAATGCAACATCAATATCGCCGGAAGAAATCGTGGTTCAATGGGaacatttgaatattgatcaaCAGCCTGTGGAtggttttttcatcaattatcgTGCTACCGATTCTGCTGGCCAATATCTAATGGTCACTTCTGTAGGTGCCACAAGCCGTAGTCAAAATATACCACATTTAAAACCAAATACAGCGtatgaaattaaaatgcAATGTTTCAACGATGCTGGTACTTCGgatttttccaatatttaTACGGTGAAGAcaatagcatcatcatcgttgacaAAAGATTCGAAAGATGAAATTTCGAATGAACGGCCAAGATTACTGCCACCATCTACCAAtggaattgatgatgataacaaaaccaatgatgatgattatggtgattttgttttcggtataaaaatgatgaaacctAAATGGCTAACACGTGATCAATATTGGCTTGccatcgttatcattatcattaccatggcattattcattatttcctgttcaataatttgttgtttacgACAAAAAACATCTAAAAATTCTGGTGCTACTAATACTGCATGCaatacaacgacaacaatggATGGaaccaaattgaaattggaaaataattccaatcacaatcatcatcctcatcataattattttaCTGCCATCAATGGTTTATTGCAAGAACAAAATCGACGTCTTTCAGCAACCAAACCATCATCAGTTTCTGTTATAGCAAATGGCCACAATCACCATAATAGTACGGCATCTGGTTTATTGATGTTAAAATCTGTTGGTAATGGTTCACAGCATAatataaacaataataataaaaatcatcatcatcatcaatcaacagatgatgatgaaacgacAACAGATTCTGCttgttcaataatgaatCGACGAAATTCATTTCGTAATTCTACGGCCTTAAgttattcatcaaatcatttgctgtataataattcaaatgatcaaaaacgTGTGgataacaaaaatcatcatcaaactgaacagcagcaacagaaTAACCACCAAACAGCTACAATTGATCGTAAAAGgccattgaaaaattcgatACCCGGATCATATTTATTAGAGCCATCGATACcaccgtcatcatcaccatcgacattatcatcatcgaataataatcataataatgataatggtggtgtcATCACAcgaaatcaacatcatcatcatcatagtagTTTTACACGTTTAAATGGTACATTAGAAAGAAAACGTCGAAGTCGTCATGATTTAACTACAGCCATATTAATGaatggtaatggtaatggtgtGGGACAATTTTATAATAGCCGAACGAATATATCATcgaatggtggtggttcaaCAATCGATATGTACAATtcaagtcatcatcatcgccaacagcagcagcaacaacaacaacaacagtattcgaatggaaataattccagctattttcattcaaatggtGGTGGAAATAATTTTGTGATAATGCAAAGTTCATGCTGA
- the fbl gene encoding pantothenate kinase 3 fbl, translating to MASKVINTTSSNTLVSSSSTSFCNHCKDKIDKTNTTTLNPTSQSTTLENQESSSSSSSAALKYQELINPYRQQSYLSRKEIALLKSRAATTTTTTTTAILNDWPSKCKTLLNHLNIDNEIEQNPHQYHHHHHHNHQETILNGQQKLLNNSDRIALSSSSSAKFKSSSSYPYLNHIFVHDNRMIMMNNSNNHDDHDCSNSNNSNDDDDCKSKIYIENNVPTLNSCSSPTTINRTTTNSHNDSLIYNGRSEPPMPWFGMDIGGTLVKLVYFEPTDLPPDMKTDETEILDQIRHYLCSSSSYGKTGIRDIHLQMDNCCINNRIGTLHFIRFPTSEMPVFMKMAASKGLASTSSTICATGGGAFKFEQDFQRECRLQLHKFDELDSLIHGLHYIEASNPHECYYFENARSPSLALKRPFDFSRPYPFLVVNIGSGVSILAVYSPDSYRRVSGSSLGGGTFLGLCSLLTGCDTFEDAIKLAAQGDSTKVDKSVRDIYGGDYSKFRLSADTVASSFGQMCSRTKREQVTKADLARATLVTITNNIGSIAKMCAISEHIDRVLFVGNFLRVNEISLKLLAYAMDYWSEGQMKALFLEHEGYFGAVGCLLELMKTGNQ from the exons atggcaagcAAAGTAATCAATACAACCAG TTCGAATACActggtatcatcatcatcgacatcatttTGTAATCATTGTAAagataaaattgataaaacaaaTACCACCACATTGAATCCAACatcacaatcaacaacattagaaaatcaagaatcatcatcatcatcatcatcagcagcattAAAATATCAAGAATTAATTAATCCATATCGACAACAAAGTTATTTAAGTCGTAAAGAGATTGCATTACTTAAAAGTCGTGCTGCAACGACGACCACGACCACGACCACAgcaatattgaatgattggcCATCAAAGTGTAAaacattattgaatcatttgaatattgataatgaaatagaACAAAATCcacatcaatatcatcatcatcatcatcataatcatcaggAGACGATATTAAATGgccaacaaaaattattgaataatagTGACCGAAttgcattatcatcatcatcatctgcgaaatttaaatcatcatcatcatatccatatctaaatcatatttttgttcatgataatcgaatgattatgatgaacaatagtaataatcatgatgatcatgattgtAGCAATAGCAAtaatagtaatgatgatgatgattgtaaatcaaaaatttacattgaaaataatgttcCAACATTAAATTCATGTTCATCACCGACAACTATaaatcgaacaacaacaaatagcCACAATGATTCTTTGATATATAATGGACGATCTGAACCAC CAATGCCATGGTTTGGCATGGACATTGGTGGTACATTAGTGAAATTAGTTTATTTTGAACCAACAGATCTGCCACCGGATATGAAAACCGATGAAACAGAAATTCTCGACCAAATTCGTCATTATTTATGTAGTAGTTCATCATATGGAAAAACCGGTATCAGGGATATACACTTGCAGATGGATAATTGTTGTATTAATAATCGAATCGGGACATTGcattttattcgttttcCAACTTCGGAAATGCCTGTATTCATGAAAATGGCCGCTTCGAAAGGATTGGCATCAACATCAAGCACAATTTGTGCTACCGGCGGTGGTGCATTCAAATTCGAACAAGATTTCCAACGTGAATGTCGACTACAATTAcataaatttgatgaattagACTCATTAATACATGGTCTGCATTATATTGAAGCATCAAATCCACATGAATGTTATTATTTCGAGAATGCACGTTCACCATCATTGGCATTGAAGCgaccatttgatttttcacgGCCATATCCATTTCTTGTTGTCAATATTGGTTCTGGTGTTAGCATTTTGGCCGTGTATTCTCCGGATTCATATCGTCGTGTTAGTGGTTCTAGCCTCGGTGGTGGAACATTTCTTGGCCTATGTTCATTACTTACTGGTTGTGACACATTTGAAGATGCCATTAAATTAGCTGCACAGGGTGATTCAACTAAAGTGGATAAATCTGTACGTGACATTTATGGTGGtgattattcaaaatttcgTCTGTCTGCCGATACTGTTGCATCAAGTTTTGGACAAATGTGTTCACGAACAAAACGTGAACAAGTGACGAAAGCCGATCTAGCACGTGCAACATTGGTTacaataacaaataataTCGGATCGATTGCAAAAATGTGCGCCATAAGTGAACATATTGATCGTGTATTATttgttggaaattttttacgtgtcaatgaaatttcattaaaattattggCATATGCAATGGATTATTGGTCAGAAGGACAGATGAAAGCATTATTCTTGGAACATGAAGGTTATTTTGGTGCTGTTGGTTGTCTATTGGAATTGATGAAAACTggtaatcaatga